A region from the Triticum aestivum cultivar Chinese Spring chromosome 3D, IWGSC CS RefSeq v2.1, whole genome shotgun sequence genome encodes:
- the LOC123075014 gene encoding acidic endochitinase-like codes for MASRSLTPFQLTATLFVALLATCHAGSIAVYWGQNDGEASLAETCASGNYEFVILAFLPKFGKGQTPQLDLASHCDPSSGGCRGQSKDIKACQSRGVKVLLSIGGGDGSYGLSSPGDARQVALYLWNNYLGSASSSGPLGDVALDGIDFDIEQGSAKFWNDLATDLKNLGKNGGKTVLLSAAPQCPFPDEWDGGAISTGLFDYVWVQFYNNEECQFSAGQGDFMDAWKKWESVPAGKIFLGLPASKDAAATGFVPAGELTSRVLPLIKGSPKYGGVMLWSKFYDDRTGYSSAIKSNV; via the coding sequence ATGGCGAGCCGTTCTCTCACCCCTTTCCAGCTCACTGCCACCCTCTTCGTGGCACTCCTTGCCACCTGCCATGCCGGCAGCATCGCTGTGTACTGGGGCCAGAACGACGGCGAGGCGTCGCTGGCCGAGACGTGCGCGTCCGGAAACTACGAGTTTGTCATCCTCGCTTTTCTCCCGAAATTCGGCAAGGGCCAAACTCCGCAGCTCGACCTTGCCAGCCACTGCGACCCTTCCTCCGGTGGATGCAGAGGCCAGAGCAAGGACATCAAAGCGTGCCAGAGCCGCGGCGTTAAAGTCCTGCTCTCCATCGGCGGCGGCGATGGTAGTTATGGCCTCTCTTCTCCCGGCGATGCACGGCAAGTTGCCTTGTACCTCTGGAACAACTACCTGGGCAGTGCATCCTCGTCCGGTCCCCTCGGCGACGTCGCGCTCGACGGCATTGACTTTGACATCGAGCAAGGCAGCGCCAAGTTCTGGAACGATCTCGCCACTGACCTGAAGAATTTGGGAAAGAACGGAGGCAAGACCGTATTGCTGAGCGCGGCACCGCAGTGCCCGTTCCCGGATGAATGGGACGGCGGTGCGATCAGCACGGGGCTGTTCGACTACGTGTGGGTGCAGTTCTACAACAACGAGGAATGCCAGTTCAGTGCGGGACAGGGGGACTTCATGGACGCGTGGAAGAAGTGGGAGTCAGTGCCGGCCGGGAAGATCTTCCTGGGGCTGCCGGCCTCCAAGGACGCGGCGGCCACGGGGTTCGTCCCTGCCGGAGAGCTCACTTCGCGTGTGCTGCCGCTCATCAAGGGCTCTCCAAAGTACGGTGGTGTAATGCTATGGTCCAAGTTCTATGACGACCGCACGGGCTACAGCTCTGCCATCAAGAGCAACGTGTGA